In Rhodospirillum rubrum ATCC 11170, a genomic segment contains:
- a CDS encoding ribonuclease HII yields the protein MPDLSLERACGGRVAGVDEVGRGPLAGPVVAAAVVIDAGRADPALLARLDDSKKLSAALRQRLATALLADPGVEVGLGEASVAEIDRINILQATFLAMGRALAKLAPPVDLALVDGNRLPPLPCPGQAVVRGDGLSLSIAAASIVAKVHRDAAMATLAQALPGYGWERNAGYGTAEHLAALDRLGATPHHRASFAPVREALARSALPGHKCVTALTFS from the coding sequence ATGCCCGATCTTTCCCTGGAACGGGCCTGCGGCGGCCGGGTCGCCGGCGTTGACGAGGTGGGCCGGGGACCGCTGGCCGGACCGGTGGTCGCCGCCGCCGTCGTCATCGATGCCGGACGCGCCGATCCCGCCCTGCTCGCCCGCCTTGATGATTCCAAGAAGCTGTCGGCCGCCCTGCGCCAACGGCTGGCTACGGCCCTGCTCGCCGATCCGGGGGTCGAGGTCGGCCTGGGCGAGGCCAGCGTCGCCGAGATCGACCGGATCAATATCCTTCAGGCCACCTTCCTGGCGATGGGGCGGGCTTTGGCCAAACTGGCCCCCCCCGTCGATCTGGCCCTGGTCGACGGCAACCGCCTGCCGCCCCTGCCCTGCCCCGGTCAGGCCGTGGTTCGCGGCGACGGCCTGTCGCTGTCGATCGCGGCGGCCAGCATCGTCGCCAAGGTGCACCGCGACGCGGCCATGGCGACGCTGGCCCAGGCCCTCCCCGGCTATGGCTGGGAACGCAACGCCGGCTATGGCACGGCCGAGCATCTGGCGGCCCTCGATCGCCTGGGAGCGACGCCCCATCACCGCGCCTCCTTCGCCCCGGTGCGCGAGGCCCTTGCCCGATCAGCGCTCCCGGGGCATAAGTGTGTAACGGCCTTGACTTTTTCGTGA
- a CDS encoding site-specific DNA-methyltransferase: MTDPLRTNRIYQGDSIEVMRSLPSASIDMIFADPPYNMMLGGELLRPDNSRVDGVDDEWDRFESQRAYAEFTRSWLREARRLLKDNGTIWVIGSYHNIYRVGAELQDLGFWTLNDVVWRKANPMPNFKGTRFTNAHETLLWCAKSAEARYTFNYEAMKSLNEGLQMRSDWTLPLCNGKERLKAEDGKKVHPTQKPESLLYRVILSSTHPGDIILDPFFGTGTTGAVAKLLGRQWIGLERDEAYIAAARQRIAQVEPIKDLRLLITPSKKSEPRIPFGTVVERGLLAPGSLLCDSQRRWTAKVRADGTLVATSSHGDHRGSIHQVGAAVQGAPACNGWTFWHIDRPGGAVPIDVLRQQVRAELEACAL, translated from the coding sequence ATGACCGACCCGCTGCGCACCAATCGCATCTATCAGGGCGACAGCATCGAGGTGATGCGGTCGCTGCCCAGCGCCTCGATCGACATGATCTTCGCCGACCCGCCCTATAACATGATGCTGGGCGGCGAACTGCTGCGCCCCGACAACAGCCGGGTCGATGGCGTCGATGACGAATGGGACCGCTTCGAAAGCCAGCGCGCCTATGCCGAGTTCACTCGGAGCTGGCTGCGCGAGGCGCGGCGCCTGCTGAAAGACAACGGCACCATCTGGGTGATCGGCAGCTACCACAATATCTATCGGGTCGGCGCCGAGCTGCAGGATCTGGGGTTCTGGACGCTGAACGACGTGGTCTGGCGCAAAGCCAACCCGATGCCGAACTTCAAGGGCACCCGCTTCACCAATGCCCATGAAACCCTGCTGTGGTGCGCCAAATCGGCCGAGGCCCGCTACACCTTCAATTACGAGGCGATGAAAAGCCTGAACGAAGGCTTGCAGATGCGCAGCGATTGGACGCTGCCGCTGTGCAACGGCAAGGAGCGCCTGAAGGCCGAGGACGGCAAGAAGGTCCATCCCACCCAAAAGCCCGAAAGCCTGCTTTATCGGGTGATCTTGTCGTCGACCCATCCGGGCGACATCATCCTCGATCCGTTTTTCGGCACCGGCACCACCGGGGCCGTCGCCAAATTGCTTGGTCGCCAGTGGATCGGCCTGGAACGCGACGAAGCCTATATCGCCGCCGCCCGCCAGCGCATCGCCCAGGTCGAACCGATCAAGGATCTGCGGCTGCTGATCACGCCGTCGAAGAAATCCGAACCGCGCATTCCCTTTGGCACCGTGGTCGAACGCGGCCTGCTCGCCCCGGGCAGCCTGCTTTGCGATTCCCAGCGGCGGTGGACAGCCAAGGTCCGCGCCGATGGCACGCTGGTCGCCACCTCGTCCCATGGCGATCATCGCGGCTCGATCCATCAGGTCGGTGCCGCCGTCCAAGGCGCTCCGGCCTGCAATGGCTGGACGTTCTGGCATATCGACCGCCCCGGCGGCGCCGTTCCCATCGACGTGCTGCGCCAGCAGGTACGGGCCGAACTGGAAGCCTGCGCCCTTTAG
- a CDS encoding bacteriohemerythrin produces MEKSTSPAVDGRSASRSGAPWTGAAPWRPLIWLDVYSVGDPLLDDDHRRLMEEINHLGAALINQIAPVSEALIAPLKRLAHQEAEHNLREEAILAQLGYPGLEDHRAEHRQLESGLGALVESLIPQGPIEPEILADLLKDWFVRHVLGQDMRYKTYVLEGRERAAPPRPPLAQPKT; encoded by the coding sequence ATGGAAAAATCCACCTCCCCCGCCGTCGATGGCCGCTCCGCTTCCCGGAGCGGCGCGCCTTGGACAGGCGCCGCCCCTTGGCGCCCCCTGATCTGGCTTGACGTTTACAGCGTCGGCGATCCCTTGCTTGACGATGACCATCGCCGGCTGATGGAGGAAATCAATCACCTGGGCGCGGCCCTTATCAATCAGATCGCGCCGGTGTCCGAGGCGTTGATCGCCCCGCTCAAACGCTTGGCCCACCAGGAGGCCGAACATAATCTTCGGGAAGAGGCGATCCTCGCCCAACTTGGCTATCCCGGCCTTGAGGACCACCGCGCCGAACACCGCCAATTGGAAAGCGGCCTTGGCGCCCTGGTCGAAAGCCTGATCCCCCAGGGCCCGATCGAGCCGGAAATCCTGGCCGACCTGCTCAAGGATTGGTTCGTCCGCCACGTCCTCGGCCAGGACATGCGCTATAAGACCTATGTCCTGGAAGGCCGCGAAAGGGCAGCCCCGCCGCGCCCACCTTTGGCGCAGCCAAAGACTTAG